One region of Kazachstania africana CBS 2517 chromosome 3, complete genome genomic DNA includes:
- the KAFR0C05960 gene encoding ankyrin repeat domain-containing DHHC palmitoyltransferase family protein (similar to Saccharomyces cerevisiae AKR1 (YDR264C) and AKR2 (YOR034C); ancestral locus Anc_5.626): MVKIESFTSLKGGSMPDNSDNDCSVPQIGEYSNKYMEEYASACSSGNLPAVQQLIEGGKINIKEDYDEKNHITGLHWAASNNKLLVVDYLIRKGADVNIKDHNTGSTPIQWAARYGYVYIVAFLSKNGAKLDACDFNGSNLLHTAVISSNVMMVLYVLFFIVDKNHIKVDAQDSNGRTALYWAVTQGDSWTVEALIKYGASLSLPDNSGVNPLCVAIAKGYKKISSYILQHYDDYEFETEAYDSCLATAQRMRATDIFYSILSNNNYTTKGQRKKPISISVRRREFSIILCTYIMIWSSTYIFLQCTLFIGLLLSSMIAIFTVFFIQKTLIITSTSEASGRRCKSLVLSPFSLATFSSVLIAILTVGAAEMRDIWRPSLYYTITYLLGTLFVTYLLHYVYTSDPGNIPPEFSHDKIRQDMEDLLSLNNFDVSGFCLTTWVRRPFKSHISPLQKKRVAGFDHYCMWLYNDIALKNRKAFFYLLLALQILLYFHIFLCVSYFKSIQTAAWNSASILPFEALKQVLAENKKVLLSLIVATFQLLIVTNSFVCQLLTVLQGLTIQEAKMIKNFLYQETTDYQRYREYFNLRTESLIIYNTVNNLASATKIRPLKVIKLRERLPNKNARRRFLSLYNILNMCGWSTLVIPKRNKDKMNLLANEDIINPIYYGWKRNLADFFLTSDENSSLLCRLLHFNTTSKALLNGKETDFFTLYSLPSTRNHVSSATRLV; encoded by the coding sequence atggtgaaaataGAAAGTTTTACTAGCTTAAAAGGAGGGTCTATGCCGGATAATAGTGATAATGACTGTTCCGTTCCGCAAATAGGCGAATATTCGAATAAATACATGGAAGAATATGCATCCGCATGTTCTAGCGGTAATTTACCGGCTGTTCAGCAATTAATTGAAGGTGgtaaaatcaatataaaAGAGGActatgatgaaaagaatcaTATTACAGGTCTTCATTGGGCGGCATCGAATAATAAACTCTTAGTCGTAGATTATTTAATAAGAAAGGGTGCAGACGTAAATATAAAAGATCATAATACAGGTTCCACACCGATCCAATGGGCGGCAAGGTACGGGTACGTTTATATTGTTGCTTTCCTTTCGAAAAATGGTGCAAAATTAGATGCATGCGATTTTAATGGTTCTAATTTACTTCATACAGCTGTAATCAGCTCTAATGTTATGATGGTACTATACgtattattttttatcGTCGATAAAAATCATATTAAAGTTGACGCACAGGACTCGAATGGTAGAACTGCTTTATATTGGGCAGTAACCCAAGGGGATAGTTGGACCGTGGAAGCATTGATCAAATATGGAGCCTCTCTCTCACTACCGGATAATAGTGGTGTGAATCCGCTATGTGTGGCGATAGCAAAAGgttataaaaaaatatcttcatatATATTGCAGCATTATGATGACTACGAATTTGAAACGGAGGCCTATGACTCTTGTCTAGCGACTGCACAAAGGATGAGGGCTActgatattttttattctaTTCTGAGCAATAATAATTACACTACGAAGGGTCAGCGAAAGAAGCCAATATCGATAAGCGTGCGGAGAAGAGAATTTTCGATTATCTTGTGCACATATATCATGATATGGTCATCAACctatattttcttgcaGTGCACCCTCTTTATTGGCTTGCTTTTATCTAGTATGATTGCAATTTTCACTgtttttttcattcaaaaaacTCTAATCATCACTTCAACATCAGAAGCTTCTGGCAGGAGATGCAAATCGCTGGTGTTGTCACCATTTTCCTTGGCTACTTTTTCCTCAGTTTTGATTGCTATTTTAACCGTAGGTGCTGCAGAAATGAGAGACATTTGGCGCCCCTCATTATATTATACCATTACTTATTTATTAGGTACGCTTTTTGTCACCTATCTCCTTCATTATGTCTACACTTCAGATCCAGGAAATATTCCCCCAGAATTTTCCCATGACAAAATAAGACAAGATATGGAAGATCTTTTGTCacttaataattttgacGTATCCGGCTTCTGTTTGACTACCTGGGTCAGAAGGCCCTTTAAGAGTCACATCTCACCTTTGCAAAAGAAACGAGTTGCAGGGTTTGATCACTATTGCATGTGGCTTTATAATGACAttgcattgaaaaatcGTAAAGCCTTCTTCTATCTTTTACTAGCGTTACAAATTTTGCTTTACTTCCACATATTCCTCTGTGTCAgttatttcaaaagtatCCAAACTGCAGCCTGGAATAGTGCCTCTATCTTACCATTTGAAGCCTTAAAGCAAGTATTAGCTGAGAACAAGAAAGTATTACTATCTCTGATCGTTGCGACTTTTCAGTTGCTGATAGTGACAAACTCCTTTGTTTGTCAATTACTTACCGTCTTGCAGGGACTAACCATCCAAGAAGCtaaaatgataaagaattttttatatcaaGAGACTACTGATTACCAAAGATATAGGGAATACTTCAATTTGCGTACAGAGAGCCtgattatatataatacCGTTAATAATCTTGCGTCAGCAACAAAAATAAGACCTTTAAAGGTAATAAAGCTCAGGGAAAGGCTACCAAATAAAAATGCCAGGAGAagatttctttctctttacAATATACTGAATATGTGCGGCTGGTCAACATTAGTGATACCAAAGAGAAACAAAGATAAGATGAATCTCCTAGCGAACGAAGATATCATAAACCCCATATATTATGgatggaaaagaaatttagCAGACTTCTTTTTGACAAGTGATGAAAATAGTTCCCTCCTGTGCCGCCTCCTTCATTTCAATACGACTTCAAAAGCCCTCTTGAATGGCAAGGAAACTGACTTCTTTACGCTATATAGTCTTCCCTCTACTAGAAACCACGTCTCTTCTGCAACAAGGCTGGTGTAA
- the DFG16 gene encoding Dfg16p (similar to Saccharomyces cerevisiae DFG16 (YOR030W); ancestral locus Anc_5.622) produces the protein MNRSTTFLLCLLLLSTNCIANPHQNNGIRHIPEAERNLLPSTLNNDPLLKSGPVPQGSIFLQERSDTTDEESLYSRAKFALPLSGGSTYLKLSEAENPYLSGLLYENIFQSYKNECNPYLLSSGNITLVTRLNGTLNTSLSNQILRDPTLFIQCKNSSYSSLQTHRNVTHLLKKLVTNLSTTNYTDDMKFFLRKDDFNSGMIVILFCETSFCVGGWMLFLIIMLLSSDNYNKKIIIVRLYVLVYAVIQSVDLKYTNDHVLRLQYEKNFQDAILYEDRVVTATFSRVLNLIINILSNLNWLYISYFIYIKNNKVLNWKWLPSFMRTKVRAILTLATIISTFDNILLLTLICTHTTTVEHLYKAVECLTCVAFFVLVIYFIYDNFGFILSPKRIEGRSKISFKEKVRYSWRDYHHTIPVLVYNMLVCVSFLFVSIFLAARVSKRYGWKYDAVYFLKVLITVNLWGLIGILEKRELKLSKETILGKRINNKDEFFLNPSVDYNEKDYPQINQPVSCQDIEETSPGGDISLSHPLRGWKSRIERFRDRRKKHMLNSTERTRKSNPFSMARTQEGQSSKPVNGAWRSRSTNNENFASNCTRSSAVFDDDSSNICRNVNNGKGSGIHGSIISVTATMSSAETELARNYIYNHDNESSN, from the coding sequence ATGAATAGATCGACTACGTTTTTACTTTGCCTCCTGCTCCTATCAACAAATTGCATTGCGAACCCTCACCAAAACAATGGCATACGGCATATTCCAGAAGCTGAAAGGAACCTATTGCCATCCACTTTGAATAATGACCCTCTGTTGAAAAGTGGCCCCGTACCTCAAGGATCCATCTTTTTACAGGAAAGATCTGATACTACAGATGAGGAAAGTTTGTATAGTCGTGCTAAATTTGCTTTACCACTTTCCGGAGGCTCTACATATCTAAAATTATCTGAAGCTGAAAATCCATATCTTTCTGGTTTATTGTACgaaaatatatttcaaagctataaaaatgaatgtAACCCTTATCTATTAAGTAGCGGGAACATAACTTTAGTTACTCGCTTAAATGGCACACTGAACACTTCCTTGTCTAATCAAATATTACGAGATCCTACATTATTTATTCAGTgcaaaaattcttcatattcttccCTCCAAACTCATAGAAACGTAACtcatcttttaaaaaaattagttACAAATCTATCAACAACCAATTACACAGATgacatgaaattttttctgagaaaagatgatttcaatAGTGGAATGAttgtaattcttttctGTGAAACAAGTTTCTGTGTCGGAGGCTGGATGCTTTTCTTAATTATTATGCTGCTATCTTCTGATAAttataacaaaaaaatcatcataGTTAGGCTCTACGTATTGGTTTATGCAGTAATTCAATCGGTCGACTTGAAGTATACTAATGATCATGTTTTAAGACTGCAATAcgagaaaaattttcaagatgCAATATTGTATGAAGATAGGGTCGTCACTGCTACTTTCTCTAGAGTACTGAACTTAATAATCAATATTCTAAGTAATTTGAACTGGCTTTACATTTCgtatttcatttatatcaAAAACAATAAGGTACTAAACTGGAAATGGTTGCCATCGTTTATGAGAACAAAGGTAAGAGCAATTCTTACATTAGCTACGATCATTAGCACTTTTGATAACATTTTGCTGTTGACACTTATATGTACTCATACAACTACGGTAGAACATCTCTATAAAGCGGTTGAATGCTTAACGTGTGTTGCTTTTTTTGTACTGGTGATCTATTTCATTTATGACAACTTTGGTTTCATTTTATCTCCAAAGAGAATAGAAGGAAGATCAAAAATAAGttttaaagaaaaggtAAGATACAGCTGGAGAGACTATCATCATACCATACCTGTATTGGTTTATAATATGCTTGTTTGCGTCAgttttttatttgtaaGTATCTTCCTTGCGGCCAGGGTTTCAAAACGGTATGGTTGGAAATATGATGCTGTTTATTTCCTAAAAGTTTTGATTACCGTTAATCTATGGGGTCTAATTGGTATACTAGAAAAAAGAGAGTTGAAATTAAGTAAAGAAACTATCTTAGGTAAAAGAATCAACAATAAAGATGAGTTTTTCTTAAATCCATCTGTGgattataatgaaaaagacTACCCTCAAATCAATCAACCAGTGAGCTGCCAAGATATAGAAGAAACATCCCCTGGGGGGGATATCAGTTTGTCCCATCCATTAAGAGGATGGAAATCGCgtattgaaagattcagAGATCGTAGAAAGAAGCATATGCTCAATTCAACAGAGAGGACAAGAAAATCAAACCCATTTTCAATGGCGCGTACGCAAGAAGGACAATCTTCAAAGCCTGTGAATGGTGCCTGGAGAAGTAGAAGCACCAATAACGAAAATTTCGCTAGCAACTGTACAAGAAGTTCTGCTGTTTTTGATGACGACAGCTCAAATATTTGTCGAAATGTAAATAACGGAAAAGGGTCAGGTATACATGGTTCAATAATATCTGTCACAGCTACCATGTCAAGTGCTGAAACAGAACTGGCGAGAAACTACATATACAATCATGATAATGAATCAAGTAACTAA
- the KAFR0C05950 gene encoding exonuclease 1 family protein (similar to Saccharomyces cerevisiae DIN7 (YDR263C) and EXO1 (YOR033C); ancestral locus Anc_5.625) — translation MGIQGLLPQLKPIQNPVTLHRYEGQTLGIDGYAWLHRAAFACSYELVMNEPTEKYLQFFIKKIRMLKSFNIEPYFIFDGDSIPVKKNTELKRRDKRVENKEMAMRLWNAGEKRNAMDFFQKCVDITPEMAKCVIEYCKINNIKYVVAPFEADSQMVYLEKKGLIHGIISEDSDLLIFGCKKLITKLNDYGECIEIRRDDFSRLPKKFPLGQLNDEQIRAVVCLSGCDYTDGIPKIGLLTAFKLVNQWKQMEKVILYLQREGKWKIPANFLKEYSLANYAFQFQRVFCPVSNRLVTLNEIPKRLIDSASDLLLQCIGPAISYQNKEKGQILNEEEIDHSLHARMALGESSPYDYRKPLISRECKLQLVSKSEVNIKLPSQVRNKLIDSFFDKTKNVTPKAASATLLRNSSITKTISGLGNSQMRDITNKLSNTISVKRRKLQLDEDSFETLNTLPTTSKYFRKRQLTPEVRQELGNSKLKECGSESEVETEIPDSCFSTQIPSSFQELLRRTPTATAEDGGDGTDETDEKDVVTSEDEDTEDISEVISEPSVAKINKFDAKSLFIMKKNSLEGEEKAGEILQTRKLSRSSTILDKFKYSSLNANTNEAENNIASRVPLSTQHPNKNGRLIAFLHKASEVSTEAGFSEKKRPCLRRSIVRTTSSGREDSRMEVSSQKRTITTRNTINLTVSASQSDDHGKPVSRPASRSVSLLTKFVYKHE, via the coding sequence ATGGGTATTCAAGGGCTGCTACCTCAATTGAAGCCTATCCAAAATCCAGTCACATTACATAGATATGAAGGTCAAACACTTGGTATAGATGGCTATGCATGGTTACATAGAGCAGCATTCGCATGCTCCTATGAGCTAGTGATGAATGAGCCTACTGAAAAGTATTTACAgttcttcatcaaaaagaTTAGGATGTTGAAATCCTTCAATATTGAGCCCTATTTTATATTCGATGGGGATTCTATACCTGTAAAGAAGAATACGGAATTGAAGAGACGGGATAAGAGAGTAGAGAATAAAGAAATGGCAATGAGACTATGGAATGCTGGTGAAAAGAGGAATGCAATGgatttcttccaaaaatgTGTCGATATAACTCCAGAAATGGCTAAATGTGTCATAGAATATTGTAAgatcaataatattaagTACGTTGTTGCACCTTTTGAAGCTGATTCACAGATGGTTTACCTGGAGAAGAAAGGTTTGATACATGGCATAATCTCCGAAGATTCTgatcttcttatttttggATGTAAGAAACTGATTACAAAGTTGAATGACTACGGTGAATGTATAGAAATTCGCAGAGATGATTTTTCCAGACTGCCCAAGAAGTTTCCATTAGGACAGCTTAATGACGAACAAATAAGAGCTGTGGTATGTCTTTCAGGATGTGACTACACAGATGGTATACCTAAAATTGGTTTATTGACAGCTTTCAAGTTAGTAAATCAATGGAAACAGATGGAAAAagttattttatatttacaAAGAGAGGGCAAGTGGAAAATTCCAGcgaattttttgaaggagTATTCACTGGCTAATTACgcctttcaatttcaaagagtTTTTTGTCCAGTGAGTAATCGATTGGTTACCTTGAATGAGATTCCAAAAAGACTAATAGATTCAGCTTCAGATCTGCTTTTGCAATGCATCGGACCCGCTATAAGTTATCagaataaagaaaaaggacaaattttaaatgaagaagagattGATCACTCTTTGCATGCAAGAATGGCTCTCGGGGAGTCTAGTCCCTATGATTATCGTAAACCATTGATCAGTAGAGAGTGTAAGTTACAGCTAGTCTCCAAATCAGAGGTAAATATCAAACTTCCATCTCAGGTGAGAAATAAGTTAATagattctttctttgataaGACCAAAAATGTTACTCCGAAAGCCGCATCTGCTACTCTACTTCGAAACAGTTCTATTACAAAAACAATTTCAGGACTTGGAAATTCGCAAATGAGAGATAttacaaataaattatcaaataccATATCTGTAAAACGTCGTAAATTGCAATTAGATGAAGACAGttttgaaactttgaatACTTTACCAACAACGAGCAAATATTTTCGAAAAAGACAACTTACACCAGAAGTACGCCAAGAACTTGGAAACTCTAAACTTAAAGAATGTGGATCAGAGAGTGAAGTTGAAACAGAAATACCAGATTCCTGTTTTTCAACACAAATACCTAGTTCCTTTCAGGAACTTTTACGAAGAACACCAACAGCGACAGCTGAGGACGGTGGGGACGGTACTGATGAGactgatgaaaaagatgttGTAACATCAGAGGACGAAGACACGGAAGATATCTCCGAGGTTATTAGTGAGCCATCTGTTgcaaaaataaataaatttgatgcgaaaagtttatttatcatgaaaaaaaatagtttGGAGGGAGAGGAAAAAGCTGGGGAAATTTTGCAAACGAGAAAACTTTCGAGATCCTCCACTATTTTAGATAAGTTTAAGTATTCTTCATTGAATGCGAATACAAACGAAGCTGAAAATAACATTGCTTCTAGGGTACCTTTGTCGACGCAACACCCGAATAAAAATGGACGACTAATAGCCTTCCTCCACAAAGCATCCGAAGTGAGCACAGAAGCAGGTTTTagcgaaaaaaaaagaccTTGTTTAAGAAGAAGTATTGTTCGTACTACATCAAGCGGTAGGGAAGATAGTCGCATGGAAGTTTCTTCACAAAAGCGGACTATAACTACTAGGAATACTATAAACTTGACAGTTTCTGCGAGTCAAAGTGATGATCATGGAAAACCTGTTAGCAGACCTGCCTCGAGATCCGTATCTTTATTGACTAAATTTGTATATAAACACGAATGA
- the HMS1 gene encoding Hms1p (similar to Saccharomyces cerevisiae HMS1 (YOR032C); ancestral locus Anc_5.624), with protein sequence MSTANVKATTVINQPINNIYDERKMTFIESIHSQSSIFNKNPNIPQFADDTLFQMLHNGSIDQKMSGTSYGALDPYEGSTTAGTRSNSSRQSTTFPYQSSYTSSESLVLQPKSLVDNSDPDSFVTPIFPNELFDGNGRQDGKSNNFVNFEPSDSKTDPNNQIASDLSFHPTDETDTMVARPRDDPKELSDKLKNRSARTRIKKPKKIKTSHNAIEKKYRLNINDKISRLRDIVPTLRVTQKKLAHQAINDIDLHQLDGLEPARKLNKGSILNKTIEYINHLQSKCDEYKLKNRFLEDTIERVCTAEESAAILKQAEGIQTLPLPSMYSTITNDNSNDNLSSFDDVKHERPEIIDSSNILLGDFANEKTLIKSEEVDNSRLLSTRFNSGFDLNGLSMRDPSFLLSNNTNNDRIFES encoded by the coding sequence ATGAGTACAGCAAATGTTAAGGCGACTACTGTTATTAACCAACCCATTAACAATATATACGACGAAAGAAAGATGACTTTTATTGAAAGTATACATTCACAATCAAGTATCTTTAACAAGAATCCTAATATCCCACAATTCGCAGATGATACTCTGTTCCAGATGTTACACAACGGCTCCATAGATCAAAAAATGAGTGGCACAAGCTACGGTGCTTTAGATCCATATGAAGGATCAACTACTGCTGGAACAAgatctaattcttcaagacAATCTACCACTTTCCCTTATCAATCCTCATACACTTCCTCAGAAAGTTTGGTACTACAACCCAAATCTTTGGTGGACAATAGCGACCCAGATTCATTCGTTACACCAATATTCCCAAATGAGCTGTTCGATGGTAATGGAAGACAAGATGGTAAgtctaataattttgttaatttCGAACCATCCGATTCTAAAACTGACCCCAACAATCAAATAGCATCAGACTTAAGTTTCCATCCAACAGATGAGACCGATACTATGGTTGCTCGTCCCCGTGATGATCCAAAGGAGCTTTCAGATAAACTTAAAAATAGAAGTGCGAGAACTAGGATTaagaaaccaaaaaaaattaaaacatCACATAATGCcatagaaaagaaatatagGCTAAATATCAATGACAAAATCTCACGATTAAGAGATATAGTGCCTACTCTACGTGTTactcaaaaaaaattggctCATCAAGCTATAAATGACATAGACCTTCATCAGTTGGATGGTCTAGAGCCAGCTCGCAAACTGAATAAGGGCAGTATATTGAATAAGACAATAGAATATATCAACCACTTACAGTCAAAATGCGATGaatataaattgaaaaatagaTTTTTGGAGGACACAATAGAACGGGTATGCACCGCAGAAGAAAGTGCGGCAATTTTAAAGCAGGCAGAGGGCATACAGACGCTCCCACTTCCCTCAATGTACTCTACAATTACTAATGACAATTCTAATGACAACCTATCCTCCTTTGATGACGTGAAGCATGAGCGTCCCGAGATAATAGACTCTTCCAATATACTGCTTGGGGATTTTGCTAATGAAAAGACACTGATCAAATCAGAGGAAGTGGATAACAGCAGGCTCCTTTCTACCAGGTTCAACTCTGGATTCGACCTTAATGGTTTATCCATGAGAGATCCGAGCTTTCTACTAAGTAACAACACTAATAATGACCGCATATTCGAAAGCtaa
- the KAFR0C05930 gene encoding uncharacterized protein, whose protein sequence is MVFDDFLDAVLDGTGTTQAFKLSDSGLDFGLFGGIQVYAGMTNLLTLFSGYATILNSLSNYLYFESHTGDPKTTYGFIVAEEEHEDYVDEAVKTWSMGKGYDFYTSTQSIGNVNICQQLAEEAYGPVNSADFGECISIFYDSSKTIEEQTGLTDDLLYIYNNGTVSFNDGDKICISIGTASE, encoded by the coding sequence ATGGTTTTTGACGATTTTCTAGACGCTGTTCTAGACGGTACCGGAACTACTCAAGCGTTTAAATTATCTGACTCTGGACTTGATTTCGGTCTTTTCGGAGGTATTCAAGTTTATGCTGGTATGACTAACCTGTTGACTCTTTTTAGTGGTTACGCTACCATCTTGAATAGTCTCAGCAactatttatattttgagtCTCATACAGGTGACCCAAAAACTACTTATGGTTTTATTGTTGCTGAGGAAGAACATGAAGATTATGTTGATGAAGCTGTTAAGACATGGAGTATGGGTAAGGGCTATGATTTCTACACTAGTACCCAATCTATTGGTAATGTTAACATCTGCCAACAACTAGCGGAAGAAGCTTATGGCCCAGTTAACTCAGCCGATTTTGGTGAATGTATCTCAATTTTCTATGATTCATCAAAGACTATTGAGGAACAGACTGGTTTGACAGATGACCTATTGTACATCTACAATAATGGTACGGTTTCCTTTAATGACGGAGACAAAATCTGTATCTCCATTGGCACAGCAAGCGAATAA
- the EXG2 gene encoding glucan exo-1,3-beta-glucosidase (similar to Saccharomyces cerevisiae EXG2 (YDR261C); ancestral locus Anc_5.621): MLVNLAFILTSSVCTLALSVNSGLTNGQLKSLQKKFASYYNTSSNSSHISVRGITIGGWLVTEPYITPTLFKNATSMATYMNSSFLSSNNTIIDEYTLCEALGYNTSKELLSNHYATWITEDDFKQISEDGFNLVRIPIGYWAYKVDHKENKYINNITFIDPYVGEGIQLKYLDKALEWAQKYGLNVWLDLHGAPGSQNGFDNSGQRIFYSNLGWLSKNGTRELTYTVWDKMFNDYLASNNSIVGVEIVNEPLNSKIGIDNITQAYYDAFVSFKETMPENDNSTFIIHDAFEGVDYFNLDFNPQYRNVSDQYANLTEFNYDAQNILVDHHHYEVFTDYQLAETQYARIMNIINYGESINEQLGYHPAVVGEWSGALTDCATWLNGVGVGARYDGSYYNTTLYTTNDSPVGNCTSQMPIEEWTSEYREQVRQFVEAQLATYGAKTTGWIFWNWKTENATEWDYLKLKAADLFPVPFDNYTYFNTNGNIISAVSASLSREAFPSSTSDVVTSTSTKSKNMANRAFHKPTLIIGTLSQGNTWKGILTGTVGIIAVICIAL; the protein is encoded by the coding sequence ATGTTGGTCAATCTTGCCTTCATATTGACAAGCTCAGTTTGCACGCTTGCATTATCTGTAAACTCAGGCCTGACCAATGGccaattgaaaagtttacAGAAAAAGTTTGCATCTTACTATAACACATCCTCGAACAGCAGTCATATATCTGTCCGAGGCATCACTATCGGTGGGTGGTTGGTTACAGAACCGTACATTACACCTACCCTTTTCAAGAATGCCACTTCTATGGCAACCTATATGAATAGTAGTTTCCTCTCGAGCAATAATACTATAATCGACGAATATACATTGTGCGAGGCCTTGGGTTACAATActtcaaaagaattattatctAACCATTATGCAACATGGATAACAGAAGATGATTTCAAGCAAATAAGTGAAGATGGATTCAATTTGGTAAGGATTCCAATCGGTTATTGGGCATACAAAGTAGATCACAAGGAGAACAAATacataaataatattacatTTATTGACCCATACGTTGGCGAAGGGATTCAactcaaatatttggataAAGCACTGGAATGGGCTCAAAAGTATGGTCTCAACGTATGGCTAGATTTGCATGGTGCACCAGGCTCACAGAACGGGTTTGATAACTCTGGACAACGAATCTTTTATTCGAATCTTGGTTGGTTATCTAAGAATGGTACGAGAGAATTAACATACACGGTATGGGATAAGATGTTTAATGATTATTTAGctagtaataatagtatTGTTGGAGTAGAAATTGTTAATGAACCGCTCAACTCAAAAATTGGTATAGATAATATTACACAAGCTTATTATGATGCCTTTGTATCGTTCAAGGAAACGATGCCAGAAAATGACAACAGCACATTTATCATTCATGATGCATTTGAAGGTGTTGATTATTTCAACTTGGATTTCAATCCACAATACAGAAATGTTTCTGACCAATATGCTAACCTGACCGAATTCAATTATGATGCGCAGAATATCTTAGTagatcatcatcattacgAGGTCTTCACCGATTATCAATTGGCTGAAACGCAATACGCACGTATTATGAATATTATCAACTATGGTGAATCTATCAACGAGCAATTAGGATACCATCCGGCCGTTGTCGGCGAATGGTCGGGAGCTCTTACTGACTGTGCCACCTGGTTGAATGGTGTTGGTGTTGGGGCCAGATACGATGGTTCTTATTACAACACTACACTGTATACTACGAACGATTCACCAGTTGGAAATTGCACCTCACAAATGCCCATTGAAGAATGGACTTCAGAGTACCGTGAACAAGTTAGGCAATTCGTAGAAGCACAGTTAGCTACATACGGTGCTAAGACCACTGGCTGGATTTTCTGGAATTGGAAGACTGAAAATGCCACGGAATGGGACTATCTAAAATTGAAGGCTGCCGACTTATTTCCAGTTCCCTTTGATAATTATACATACTTTAATACAAATGGTAACATAATATCCGCGGTTTCTGCATCGTTATCGAGGGAGGCATTTCCTTCTTCGACGTCTGATGTTGTTACAAGTACTTCTACAAAGAGTAAAAACATGGCAAACAGAGCATTTCATAAGCCAACTTTAATAATAGGTACTCTGAGCCAGGGCAATACATGGAAGGGCATCTTGACAGGCACTGTTGGTATAATTGCCGTCATCTGTATAGCGCTGTAA